GATGGACGTGGCAGCCGAGTTCGCGGGCAAGGTCGAGCTGGACATTCGTAACTCGGTCCCGGACTGGGAGCCGTTCCTGGCGCCGAAGGCGCCGAAGGGCGCCCCGAACGTGCTCTTCGTCGTCTGGGACGACGTCGGCTACGGGACGATGGACTGCTTCGGCGGCCCGGTGCGCACGCCGACGATGAGTCGGATCGCCGACCTGGGGGTCCGCTACTCCAACTTCCACACCACGGCACTGTGCTCGCCCACGCGCGCGTCGTTGCTGACCGGTCGCAACGCGACGTCCAACGGGATGGCGACGATCGCGGAGTTCAGCTCGGGGTTCCCGGGGATCTCGACGCGCATCCCGTTCGAGAACGGGTTCATCTCCGAGGTCCTCGTCGAGAACGGCTACAACACCTACTGCGTCGGCAAGTGGCACCTCACCCCGGGTGAGGAGACCGGGATGGCGGCGTGGAAGAAGCGCTGGCCGCTGGGGCGCGGTTTCGAGCGGTTCTACGGATTCCTGGGCGGCGAGTCGAGCTGCTGGTACCCGGACCTGATCCACGACAACCACCCGACTGAGCCGCCGGCGACGCCGGAAGAGGGCTACCACATCGCCAAGGACCTGTCGGACAAGGCGATCCAGTTCATCCGCGACGCGAAGGTCGTCGACCCGGACAAGCCGTTCTTCCTGTACTTCTCGCTGGACGCCGCGCACGCGCCGCACCACGTGTTCCAGGAGTGGGCAGACAAGTACAAGGGTGTCTTCGACAACGGCTACGAGGCCATCCGGGACGGCATCCTTGCCCGGCAGAAGCAGCTCGGGCTGCTGCCCCAGGACACCGAGCTCTCGGGCATCAACCCGCACGGCGAGCCGGCCGCAACCGGTCCGGACGGCCAGCCGTGGCCGCTGCTCGACACGGTCAGGCCCTGGGACTCGCTCACCGCGGACGAGAAGCGGCTGTTCGTGCGCATGGCCGAGGTCTTCGCCGGCTACGTCGAGTACACCGACGACCAGGTGGGTCGCGTGGTCGACTTCCTGCAGGCGTCCGGTGAGCTCGACAACACGATCATCGTCGTGGTCTCGGACAACGGGGCGAGTGGCGAGGGCGGACCCAACGGCACGTTCAACGAGTGGCGGTTCTTCAACGGAGTGCCCACCCCGACCGAGCTGACGCTCGAGCACATCGATGAGCTGGGCGCTCCGACGTCCTACAACCACTACAACACCGGGTGGGCGTGGGCCTTCGACACGCCGTTCCCGTACTGGAAGCGGTGGGCGGGCTACGAGGGCGGCATCGCGGACATGGCGCTCGTCGCCTGGCCGGCGAAGATCGCCCCGTCGGCGACGCCTCGACCGCAGTACGTGCACGCCGTCGACGTGGTCCCGACGATCTACGACCTGATCGGCGTCATCCCGCCGGAGACGCTCAACGGGTTCGAGCAGCGCCCGATCGAGGGCGAGAGCTTCGCCGCGTCGTTGACCGACCCGGACGCACCCGGCAAGCGCACCCAGTTCTACGCGATGCTGGGGCAGCGGGCGCTCTACGAGGACGGCTGGCTCGCCTGCACGCTGCACCCGCCGCTCTCCGGGTGGGGCAAGTTCGACCTGGATGTCTGGGAGCTGTACCACATCGAGGTCGACCGCTCGCAGTCCAGGAACGTGGCCGACCAGGAGCCCGAGCGGCTCGAGCGGATGAAGGCACGCTGGTTCGAGCTCGCCGCCCAGTACAACGGGCTTCCGCTCGACGACCGCACGGCTCTCGAGCAGACCCTCGCCGAACGACCCAGC
This region of Actinomycetes bacterium genomic DNA includes:
- a CDS encoding arylsulfatase; translated protein: MDVAAEFAGKVELDIRNSVPDWEPFLAPKAPKGAPNVLFVVWDDVGYGTMDCFGGPVRTPTMSRIADLGVRYSNFHTTALCSPTRASLLTGRNATSNGMATIAEFSSGFPGISTRIPFENGFISEVLVENGYNTYCVGKWHLTPGEETGMAAWKKRWPLGRGFERFYGFLGGESSCWYPDLIHDNHPTEPPATPEEGYHIAKDLSDKAIQFIRDAKVVDPDKPFFLYFSLDAAHAPHHVFQEWADKYKGVFDNGYEAIRDGILARQKQLGLLPQDTELSGINPHGEPAATGPDGQPWPLLDTVRPWDSLTADEKRLFVRMAEVFAGYVEYTDDQVGRVVDFLQASGELDNTIIVVVSDNGASGEGGPNGTFNEWRFFNGVPTPTELTLEHIDELGAPTSYNHYNTGWAWAFDTPFPYWKRWAGYEGGIADMALVAWPAKIAPSATPRPQYVHAVDVVPTIYDLIGVIPPETLNGFEQRPIEGESFAASLTDPDAPGKRTQFYAMLGQRALYEDGWLACTLHPPLSGWGKFDLDVWELYHIEVDRSQSRNVADQEPERLERMKARWFELAAQYNGLPLDDRTALEQTLAERPSGAPERDRYIYYPDCASVPEQSAVSISGRSYTIAAGVAVDSADVEGVIFAHGGVVGGHSLYVQDRKLTYAFNWVGTYLQTITADRDLEPGPHVVTAEFAAAGRSQDPAMPGARGTLTLYVDDDVVGSGEIVTQPGLFCAVGDGLCVGRDDASPVTSAYAAPFTFTGGTIDKVVVDVSGERYVEHEAQVQGWFILD